A window of Takifugu rubripes unplaced genomic scaffold, fTakRub1.2, whole genome shotgun sequence contains these coding sequences:
- the LOC101068156 gene encoding histone H4: protein MSGRGKGGKGLGKGGAKRHRKVLRDNIQGITKPAIRRLARRGGVKRISGLIYEETRGVLKVFLENVIRDAVTYTEHAKRKTVTAMDVVYALKRQGRTLYGFGG from the coding sequence ATGTCTggaagagggaagggaggaaaaggTCTCGGTAAAGGAGGCGCCAAGCGGCACCGGAAGGTTCTCCGTGATAACATCCAGGGAATCACCAAACCAGCCATCCGCCGTCTGGCTCGCCGCGGTGGGGTGAAGCGAATCTCTGGGCTGATCTACGAGGAGACCCGCGGTGTGCTGAAGGTGTTCCTGGAGAACGTGATCCGTGACGCCGTCACCTACACCGAGCACGCCAAGAGGAAGACCGTCACCGCCATGGACGTGGTCTATGCTCTGAAGAGGCAGGGACGCACTCTCTACGGCTTCGGCGGCTAG
- the LOC115248319 gene encoding histone H2B 1/2-like: MPEPAKSAPKKGSKKAVTKTAAKGGKKKRKTRKESYAIYVYKVLKQVHPDTGISSKAMSIMNSFVNDIFERIASEASRLAHYNKRSTITSREIQTAVRLLLPGELAKHAVSEGTKAVTKYTSSK, translated from the coding sequence ATGCCGGAACCAGCCAAGTCCGCCCCCAAGAAGGGCTCCAAGAAAGCCGTGACCAAGACGGCCGctaagggaggaaagaagaagaggaagaccaggaaggAGAGCTACGCCATCTACGTGTACAAGGTGCTGAAGCAGGTGCACCCCGACACCGGCATCTCGTCCAAGGCCATGAGCATCATGAACTCGTTCGTCAACGACATCTTCGAGCGCATCGCTTCCGAGGCCTCTCGTCTGGCTCACTACAACAAGCGCTCCACCATCACGTCCAGGGAGATCCAGAccgctgtcaggctgctgctgcccggggAGCTGGCCAAGCACGCTGTGTCTGAGGGCACCAAGGCTGTGACCAAGTACACCAGCTCCAAGTAG